In Anopheles gambiae chromosome 2, idAnoGambNW_F1_1, whole genome shotgun sequence, a single window of DNA contains:
- the LOC1270230 gene encoding larval cuticle protein A2B has translation MFKLFTIICLVAFVHGAHIKQSAVKHKPRQASYQLEEVDAGKELMEESQDYYAYPKYQFEYGVKDPLTGDHKSQWEMRDGDIVKGSYTLDEPDGTQRIVEYRADDRNGFEAIVKKIGKPKHPEELGKQLAVKQAADTHHIVGQSYSKLKKFS, from the exons ATGTTCAAACTCTTCACAATCATTTGCCTTGTTGCGTTCGTGCACGGTGCACACATCAAACAGTCGGCGGTAAAGCACAAACCACGCCAGGCAAGCTACCAGCTCGAGGAAGTCGATGCGGGCAAGGAGCTAATGGAGGAGTCGCAGGATTACTACGCCTACCCGAAGTATCAGTTCGAGTACGGTGTCAAGGATCCGCTGACGGGCGATCACAAGAGCCAGTGGGAAATGCGAGACGGTGACATCGTGAAGG GATCGTACACGCTGGATGAACCGGACGGTACACAGCGCATCGTCGAGTATCGGGCGGACGATCGGAACGGGTTCGAAGCGATCGTGAAAAAGATCGGCAAACCAAAGCATCCGGAGGAGTTGGGCAAGCAGCTGGCGGTAAAGCAGGCAGCAGACACCCACCATATCGTCGGGCAGAGTTACAGCAAGCTGAAGAAGTTCAGCTGA